The genome window CTGGCGGTGCGACGAGTGCGGCACCCGCCGGGGGACGCGCCGGATCGCAGGTCGGCCACGGCCGTCGAGGAGGTGCGAGGCGGGCGCGGTTCGTCGGCGTCGCCGGGGTGGTGCGAGGGGGGGGCGACGGCTCGTCGGAGTGGCTGAGTTGGGCGCCCTGAAACGGTCTGATCGGGGTACTCGCGAGCGCACCGGACGGTCGGGGCGCCAGGGCGTCGGCCGATCGCAGGAACCGATACGGATGGGTGGTGATCTCCGTGACGAGCACGCAGCCGCACTACGCCGGACGCGACCACAGCGTGAACCGCTCCGGTCAGGAGCCGGTGAGTGAGCTGGTGCAGCGGGCCTCGCAGCAATTGACGGAGTTGGTGCGCGGCGAACTGAGGCTGGCGCAGGCGGAGATGAAGGAGAAGGGCAAGCGCTACGGCAAGGGCGGCGGCCTGTTCGGCGGCGCCGGAGTCGTCGGCCTGCTCACCCTGCAGGCCCTGGTGGCCACGGTCGTCGCGGCCCTGGCGGTGCCGCTGCCGGTGTGGGCCGCCGCCCTGATCGTCACCGCGGCGCTGGGCGTCGTCGCCGCGGTCCTGGCCGTGACCGGGAAGAAGCAGGTCGGCCGGGCCGCACCGCCCACGCCCGAGCAGACGATCGAGAACGTGAAGGCCGACCTGGCCGAGATCAAGGAGAGTGCGCACCGATGACCAAGCCGACTCACGACGAGCGGACCGCCGAGGGCACGGAGGAACTGCGCGTACAGCTCGAGCACAGCCGGGAGGAGCTGGGGCAGACGGTGGAGGCGCTGGTGGCCAGGACCGACGTCAAGGCCCGCGCCCAGGAGAAGGCGGCCGAGGTGAAGGAGCAGGCCGCGGTCAAGGCGGCCGAGGTGAAGGAGCAGGCCGCGGCGAAGGCGGCCGAGGTGAAGGAGCAGGCCGCGGCGAAGGCCATCGAGCTGAAGGCCAAGGCCGCCGGTGTCGCGCATCAGGTGCAGGACAAGCTGCCCGGCACGGTCAGGGACAACGCCGCCCGTGCTGTCGGCGAGGCCCGCGCGCAGGCGGCACAGGCCGGGCGGGTGTGGGAGGAGAGGGCGCCCGAGCCGTTGCGGCAGAAGGCGGCCCTGGGGGCCCGGGCGGCACGGGACAAGCGCACCGTGCTGCTGGTGGCCGCCGCCGCGCCGTGACGCTGTGGCTGGCCCGGCGCCGCGGAAGCCGTGGCGGGGGCGCCCGCTCGTGATGGTCCGCGGTCGGCCCGCGCAGGAGCCGGGCCGTCCAGGCCCTGTCGTCACCGGTGGGGCGCCGATGCGTAGCGCGCCGTGTGGCGGTCGGGGCCGGGCGGCAGGAACACGACGACCCCGCCCCCGAAGCGGCGCCCGGCTGCGGCTGCCCCCGGCCTCTGCCCTGTCGTCACCGGTGGGGCGCGGATGCGTCGCGCGCCGTGTGGCGGTCGGGGCCGGGCGGCAGGAACACGACCCCGCCCCCCGAAGCGGCACCCGGCGCGGTTCCCGGCTGCGGCTGCCCCCGGCTTCCCCGGCTGTCCAGGTCACCCGCCCAGGGGCAGCATGGAGATACCGGAAGCCTGATTCAGGCGTGGATCGACGGCGGTACAGGGCGCCATGCCGCGCCGGCAGGCGGAGGGAGGTCCCGATGTCAGCCGAGCCCTTCAAGGTGGACGGCGACGAGTCCGGCCCCGGGCACCCCGGGCGGACCGGCCTGCTGGACGTGCTCAGTGTCGCCGCGGTGGTGCTGGACCAGAGCGGGCGCATCGTGTTCTGGAGCCCGCAGGCCCAGGAATTGTTCGGCTACACCCCGCAGGAGGCGCTCGGGCAGTTCGCGGCGCGGCTGCTGGTCGACCCGGAGCACTTCCAGACCGTGCTGAGCCTCTTCAGCGAGGTGATGGAGACCGGCCGGAGCTGGGCCGGTGCCTTCCCCATCCGGCACAAGGACGGCGACACCCGGATGATGGAGTTCCGCAACATGCGGCTGTGGAACGACCGCGGGGAGATCTACGCCTTGGGGATCGCGGCCGACCACACCATCCTCCAGCGTCTGGAGACCGACCTGGCGCTGTGCGAGCGGCTGGTCAACCAGTCCCCGATCGGCCTCGCCCTCATGGACCCCGACCTGTGCTACCTCCTGGTGAACCCCGCCCTGGAGCGCATCGACGGCATTCCCGCCGAGGAGCACATCGGGCGGCATCTGCGGGATACCGCGCCCTTCGCCGACGTCGACACCATCGAGTCCGCCCTGCACCAGGTGCTGGCCACCGGCACCCCGCTCCTGGACCAGTACCACGTGGGCCGTACCCCCGCCGATCCCGACCACGACCATGCCTGGTCCCTCTCCTTCTACCGCCTCGAGGACCCCGGCGGACGCGTGCTCGGCGCCGCCACCTCGGTCGTCGACGTCACCGAGCGGCACCGCGCGGCCACCGAGGCGGACCGGGCCCGGCGGCGCCTCGCCCTCATCGCCGACGCCTCCGCCCGCGTGGGCAACACCCTGGAGGTGGAGCAGACCGCCCGCGAGCTGGCCGAGGTCGCCGCGCCCGAGCTCGCCGACGTGGTCGCCGTGGACGTCCTCGACTCCGCCCTCGCCTTCCGCCGTACCGGCAAACTGGACAGCGGTCCGGAGCTGTTCCGCGCCCTGGCCCTCAAGGCGGCCCATCCCACCGTGGCCCTGCGCGCCGCCGACTCCCCCGGCGACCTCGCCGCCTACGACGGCGACCGGCTGGTCACCCTGTGCGTGCACACCGGCCGGCCGGTCCTGGTGCGCCATGTGGGCGAGCACGATCTACAGCGCATCGCCCGCGACCCCGAGGGCACCACGCTGTTGGCACGCGCCGGGGTCCACTCCTACCTAGCGGTGCCGCTGATCGCGCGCGGCGAGGTGCTCGGCGCCCTCGACCTCAAGCGCACCCGCAACCCGCTGCCGTTCGACGAGGACGACGTCATCCTGGCCACCGAGCTGGCCGGCCGGGCCGCCGTGGCCATGGACAACGCCCGCTGGTACCAAAGCGTCCGCAACACCGCCCTCACCCTGCAGCGCAGCCTGCTGCCCGACCACGCCCCGCACCACACCGGCCTGGACCTCGCCACCCGCTACCAGCCCGCCCAGACCACCAGTGAGGTCGGCGGGGACTGGTACGACGTCATCCCGCTGACCGGCGACAAGACGGCACTGGTCGTCGGCGACGTCATGGGCAACGGCATCGACGCCGCCGCCACCATGGGCCGGCTGCGCACGGCGACCTGCGCCTACGCCGACCTCGACCTCGCCCCGGAGGTGGTGCTCCAGCACCTCGACAAGATCACCTGCGATCTGGAGCACTACATCGTCACCTGTCTGTACGCGGTGTACGACCCCCACCGGAAGCTGTGCCGTATCGCCAACGCGGGACACCTGCCGCCCGCGCTGGCCCGCGTCGGCCGTGCCCCGGCGCTGCTGGACCTGCCCAGTGGGGCCCCGCTCGGCGTCGGCGGCATCCCCTTCGAGACCGCCACCACCGATCTGGACCCCGGTGACCTGCTGGTCCTGTACACGGACGGCCTGGTGGAGACCCGCCATCACTCCATCGACGACCGTCTGAACATGCTGCTCGCCCTCCTCGACCAGCCCCAGCGGCCCCTGGAGGAGACCTGCGACCTCCTGCTGCACGGCCTGCGCCATCCCGACGACCACGACGACGTCGCGCTCCTCGTCGCCCGCGCCCAGTAGGGGCACGCGCATCGCCGAACGGTCGGCCGAACAGTCGAGGGGGGCCGCGCAACCCGGAGGAGACAAGGAAGGGGCCCCGGCCGAGGTCAGGTCGGCCGGGGCCCCTCTTACGGTCGCGTCACGCCCTCCGGGGCTCCCGC of Streptomyces cynarae contains these proteins:
- a CDS encoding phage holin family protein; protein product: MSELVQRASQQLTELVRGELRLAQAEMKEKGKRYGKGGGLFGGAGVVGLLTLQALVATVVAALAVPLPVWAAALIVTAALGVVAAVLAVTGKKQVGRAAPPTPEQTIENVKADLAEIKESAHR
- a CDS encoding DUF3618 domain-containing protein, whose amino-acid sequence is MTKPTHDERTAEGTEELRVQLEHSREELGQTVEALVARTDVKARAQEKAAEVKEQAAVKAAEVKEQAAAKAAEVKEQAAAKAIELKAKAAGVAHQVQDKLPGTVRDNAARAVGEARAQAAQAGRVWEERAPEPLRQKAALGARAARDKRTVLLVAAAAP
- a CDS encoding SpoIIE family protein phosphatase; amino-acid sequence: MSAEPFKVDGDESGPGHPGRTGLLDVLSVAAVVLDQSGRIVFWSPQAQELFGYTPQEALGQFAARLLVDPEHFQTVLSLFSEVMETGRSWAGAFPIRHKDGDTRMMEFRNMRLWNDRGEIYALGIAADHTILQRLETDLALCERLVNQSPIGLALMDPDLCYLLVNPALERIDGIPAEEHIGRHLRDTAPFADVDTIESALHQVLATGTPLLDQYHVGRTPADPDHDHAWSLSFYRLEDPGGRVLGAATSVVDVTERHRAATEADRARRRLALIADASARVGNTLEVEQTARELAEVAAPELADVVAVDVLDSALAFRRTGKLDSGPELFRALALKAAHPTVALRAADSPGDLAAYDGDRLVTLCVHTGRPVLVRHVGEHDLQRIARDPEGTTLLARAGVHSYLAVPLIARGEVLGALDLKRTRNPLPFDEDDVILATELAGRAAVAMDNARWYQSVRNTALTLQRSLLPDHAPHHTGLDLATRYQPAQTTSEVGGDWYDVIPLTGDKTALVVGDVMGNGIDAAATMGRLRTATCAYADLDLAPEVVLQHLDKITCDLEHYIVTCLYAVYDPHRKLCRIANAGHLPPALARVGRAPALLDLPSGAPLGVGGIPFETATTDLDPGDLLVLYTDGLVETRHHSIDDRLNMLLALLDQPQRPLEETCDLLLHGLRHPDDHDDVALLVARAQ